In Ornithodoros turicata isolate Travis chromosome 1, ASM3712646v1, whole genome shotgun sequence, the DNA window CGTGGGACCTTAAGCACTGCAGCCTGGTTGACGCGAGTCCGTTGCCTTCCGCTACCCCTAAATTTTCCCCTCCACCGTGGTGGTGTCTCTCTGTCCCCTGTGTGCTCCCACTCTGGCCAGGATGAAACGGCCTAATACTTCTTCCTCCTCTGCCCTCTTTACGATCAACTCCGCCACATGTATGTCTGTACGCCTCTGCGTTTATTGGGAGCCACCGTGTCTTTAGCTTCTCTGTTGTCTTTCGGCGTACACCATACCGCGCTGTGCAAAGAGTCTGTGGCCAGCAGGTCTCGTATTTTAACTCATTCTCTCTCGAACCGCTTCTAGACACCGCACATGTACACATATACCCAAACACATACATACTCACATACGCACGCACATACGTCATACACACGTCACGTGACACCTGCGTTCACATTGTTACGGGAGGTGGGAGTGGGGAACTCCAatagagggagctagtattcaggcaccctagatTGGAGAGGAACTGCTCGCCGTAGTCGGCACATTTAGGCGGCAACCTCACGACTACTGCGggtggccgacttcacaggggactagaccgacatttgtcttaaagcgtccgaggaaaacccagggaaacacacagacaacacagccggtggccggattcgaaccgcggtcACCTACCGGTCTCGACCACATTGTTACGGGCcctacatacagggtggtccaccaaccatgatagaaagtcatagtaaaaaacataggccccggagagacatggtGTCAagtgatttttttctgccaataactttcgcggcatattggtaacatttttatttcatttcaattgacggaaagttaatttcttgaattgaactccgaaatttcccaaggcaacctaacgttgtctttgcggaaatgggatccccgtggtcattttactcagtatagtacataatcccactcgtaatgcaatggcaattgccgaaataaattcgccgaaaatccgtggaaattagcccttttttgacggctcgtagtttgagcgcaatgttgcgaagaaaggaggttacattgacacgtcACACGAGGGgcgaaagggttacaagccgtcggttgagctcatttttgataagatagctctgattcccgcactcaccgcgcgtgtttgttccgtgggtaaggcttgtaaccctttcccccctcgtgtggcgtgtcaatgtaacctcctttcttcgcagctggCCGTGATCACATTGTTACGGGTCTTACATATGATCAGACCCACATACTAGATCCACAATCGTCTTGGCCAATTTCCCATCTtggctcacggccatctttCAGAGAAGGAAGAAGAACAGTATCTCCATCTCGTGCCTTCCATTTGCCAGCCATCCTTCCATTTAGAAACCACACCTGATAGAAGAAGAAGTAAATCCATCCATTTGCCTGTCAAACTCCCCGTAATCAAGACTGCCCGAATTATGTGTGGCGGGCCCCCAGAGGGTAAGATATTTTTTGATAATTTATATTATACGCTGTTCTTCCTTTCCCTGTATAGTCGTTCCAAGCTTGTTCCCACTTGACAGGAATTACGCGCGGGTTTATCGCAGGCTTACATCGTTCGAACTAACATGATCTGGGATGGAAAGCGCTGGTTCACGGGTACCGCTTGTCCGCGCGCCGTCGTTTTAACATCGAGGTTTTAATATATAATCCTGGCCTGTTCAACATAACCGTGTATTGCCAGCTACGTAAGACATTCAATTGTTTCCAAAACTGGTCAGTTACGTTGTTCTGTTATGCTCTTCATATTTCGGTATAACTCGACTGGTTAGGGCAGGTGATACAGCTCTCATATTTCGGGTCTTTTCCGGCTAAAAAGTAAAACGGTTTTAACTTTCGACACAGTGAGAAAATCTGGTgtatatgtaaaaaaaatataaaaatatgtgTAAAAAATGGTGTATATTGTACGTGGAAGAGTACAATGCATGTTGCGAATTTTTCTGTGTCTTGTCAGGGACACTGCTAGGTGGATTGATGACGTGAAAGCAGGTTTAGCTTGAAGTATTTCCACTGGATGTCAAAAGAAGACTACTACCTCCAAAGGTTATTTGCCGCGGGAAGGTTCACTGGCGGATCGGATGGGATGTAACGACAGAGGAGCAGGCTTTCATTACTTGTGGATCGTGTTTCTTCCACCTATTGCCACAAAAATCAATATTTACTGTGGAATGCTCATGTTAGTAATTTTGCCCAACAGTTGTCGAGGGCTGTAGTAGCTATCGACCGTATCAGGAAATTACTTCCAAACTGGTTAATGCGAGACATTTACTATGACAAAGTTAAATTTCTGCATACTGGTCCGGGGCGACACCTCTGCTAGTAATCGTAACAAACTACGCGTCTTCTTTAGAGAAGGGCCGTGCACTTCGTAACACACGCTGACTTTCATATAGATGCATGCACTGACAAGGGAGAACAATATGGATCTGCTAGATAGAGTCCCATCATACTGTATTAGAGAAGTCAGATGATTCGTAACTCCTGCGCATGGAACTGATTATGGAAAAGCAGGACAACCCCCAGTGCTCGGGGAACGAAGGAGGACGGACAACACGGCACTGAACTGACAGGGTTTATTTTAGATTACTGTAGCGTAGATAAATTATGGAAGACAGGCAATGTCATGTTTAGTACCGTATATCCTTAACAAATTGGGAGACCTCATACATTTAGAACTATCTCGTGCGCAAGCAAAGAGAAGTTTAAAATCATATCTTACTGACTCCGACAATACTCCTTTACTTTGAGCGTAATTGCTAACGAGCCGAGACCAGTACTGCTGCAAAAATGTGATGGCTTCGACCCATTTCATTTCTTGGATATCCTTCCTTGCGTTTTATTGCCCGCTCATCATTTTCTGTAGCATTGTCTGAATTTGTATCTTTGTGCTTTTGAGAAATCACCTATGTTTTCAACTATGCGTATTGTGTTCCCGTGTATTTCATGTACTTGCATCTTTTGTGCTAAACAGACTCTACTAAGTGCTGATGGTTCAGGTACCACGTCAGGCCCCGTCCTTTGTATCCGAGCCGCATTTCTGTGTtcagaaatgaaataaaataaaagtcaAATGAAAAATCGCAGATTCGCGCAGACTGAATTAAGTATCTTACGCCTACCTAAATTTCCGTTTAATCTTTTCGCTGTCATGTTAGGAACCTAGGAGTCACTTCAAAAAATATTTGTTGCAGGCTTACTCAAGTAGGATTACTCGTATAGGATTGTAGGATACTCGAACATGAGTATCGTTTTATTCTGCCATACTTGAATGATATATGGGCCAAAGAACAGGCAGAACAGTATTGATCGTGAAGAATGGGAATGCCAGTCCATTTCCACTATTACAATCTCTTCCAGAAACTATGTGCACACTCATGGTACACTGAATGGTCATGCAGGCGGAGCGTTGAGCTAGCGTGTTTGGAGAAGTTCCGCGGTGATCTCGTCTGCGTCGGCGACGCGGCCCCGCGATTGGACTAAGCCAGGCAACGACTGTACGCCCCCAACATGCCGCGACATAAGTCGGAATGGTAGGAATATGCGGAGGCGACTCTGTGAGAAAGATGTCCGGTGACGTCACTCTGTCCGGTAAATTAATGTCACATATGAAGGCAGGATACTTCATCTTATAACATCCAGCGCCAGGAGTATAACAACGTTGCGCTTGAAAGAAGCAATATATGATACCCGCTTGTCGTAATGCTTCAGATCATATTTAGTTGCTTAATCTTTCATGAAAGTCTCGGAGTTCCTGTTTACTGGGAAATGTACGTCTTCACTAGAGATGGGACaaatccagaattttgcgaattTGAATTgtaatccgaatccaaggaaggatCTGCGAAttcacgaatcttacgaacctcgaatctttcgaatcctttctttaaaaagggCTTCAACAGCCAGGGAAAAACGATTCTACTGATAAGTGTTTTGAACCAGAATTTAATATTTTTGTttatgaaaaacaaattaagtAATAGTTCACTTCCAGcagaaaacatacccatatacttcttaaatgtaatttatttaacgcgTTGTTTATCAACTACAGAAAATAcaaactctcgagtctgaatatttccataaaactaagaaaccatcaaaagcaaaactatattacttttaaacttgtaatgtaagaggTCCTGCCCGAACTTtttttcagtccagagcaatgtaaaccaACAAATAAGGAAACACCCGCCGGGCAATCAGGCTTTTgtgcggactccggaggcgcctaatttaaaaagaaacaaagactTGGTTGATGGATTCGGAAGATTCGAttagccgttttgggcactgggattcggattctcGAATCTCCCTgtctaggattcgaggattcggttggcccatccctagtcTTTACGGATGGGCGAGGTGTGTACAAATTGCTCACTTACTCTCGTAGTATCACCATGGCAACCAAATAAATTTTGCAAATTCGACTATGATAGGATGTGCTTCCTCTGGGGCTATAATTCTGACGTGTGTTCCCGTGTTTGAGTGTAAACGCATTCCAACTTGCTGCAGCGCGTTGTTAACTAACTACCATTGCTTTTCTGCCTTTGTGTGTATGTGCGGACAGCGATGATTACTTTATTTTTCAGTCCATAAAAACCGTGTTCTTTAAAGGGAGTATTGGTCTCAATATTGCCTCAGGCACAGTGCTTTCCAAGTGTAAACCTGTTCAACAAACTGAATTTGAATGGTTCACCACAGTCCCTATTGCGACCTGCGCATATTGTTTTGCCTCGAGCTCTTCTCTATCATCTTCTGCTTATGAGTTTGCTTCAATCAGTTCTATTTTATTTCAGGTGGACGAATGGACATGAAGCGCCGCCGCTGCACCTacacataaaacacaaacacacacacagttctTAAGTCTTATAATGCGTGATATTCGACTACTGAGTGCTTCTTGAAGGATGCTTGACGGCCCATCATATCTCTCTACTTTTTCAGACGTGCCGCACTATACGCCTGTTGTGGTGCCATCCGCCACGACAGAACCTGATGTGGAAGAGAATACAACGAAGAACGGTGAGGGGTCTCCCTTCTCTCAGACATCCACTCAAACCGTACGCGTCACTAAGAGCAATGAAATTGGCCTACACGAAGGATTGCCAAGGTACAGGTCCTTCATGAGGGCAAGCTTTTCAAGAACAAGCCTTTGCCATACCAGCACGGGAGAGCTATTTCGACCTGATCGGGACTTCATCAGCTGTGTGTAGCCAGCAGACCAGTTACATGATCAGGCGAAATGTATTGTCGTTCCGTTAGGCGAACCCGAAGAAGCCTTAGCAAACAGTCAGTAAAGTGTATAATGAGAAAAGGTACTTTATAACGGACTATTTTCTGTCTCCGCGCTGTCGCTTTAGTTGCGGAGGCTACGAGGGGAACTCAGCTGATGAGCTTTTGGCTGGTGCCACAACGGCTGTGAGCATCGTATGTGATTACGTTTTAGCTGTACACTTAGTGTCATATCATGTGGAGTCAgtagccgcggttacatgaatgCGATGCATATCGTATGGAGTTATCGCACGTGTCCCGGCCGGCGGATTGGTTGACGTGACCCTGTAGGAGAGGATTTTGTTGCGATAACTCTATATAGGATACGCTTTtctcgcattcatgtaaacgcagctaTTGAGCTTCGATTTCTTACTCACCATGACGACAGGGTATTACTTCCTCAAACGTCTCACATCCCGTTTGTCTTTAAACTTTCAGAAACCGAACCTGAAACAACCACAGGTAAGTGCAAAGGCACGATTCGCTCTGCAGGCAGGGCAGGCTTGATGACCGACTCTCAGCAGGTACCATAGCTTATACGTCGTTGAACGCGTCCGATCAGTACGGCTGTCTTGTAGTGCTCCAGTGTAGTAATGCATTGGCTACCCAGTCTTCGAAGTCGTTCCATACAGATTCTGCGTTTGGGGATCAATGATCCTAAAACCAGCAAAGTGTAGCACGAGAAGATGGTCATACATGTACTTTTGTTAGCCATGCTTGGAGAAACGGTTACGCAGCAAACATCGACAGCGAAGCGAAATTTGTGACAAGCCCGGTCGGTGTTTGTGCGATAGGCCGTACACTACTCGTGCATGCTACTAATTTCTGTGAATGCTAATTCAGCACTTACGCGCTCCAAAGATGTACATGAGCGAGAAGAGGATTGCGGTACGCTTTTTAAGCTGACCAACCTGTTTCCACGTGTGTTTGTTCTAAGTCTGGCAATGCATTTGCCTGGTAAGTATTCGTTAAATGTACAAAACTTAACCGCAAATGAAACCACAATAACCGTTAATTTTCCAGGTGAACCGACGACTCTGCACATATCTTATATTGCTGCTAGAATCGCGGAACTGAGCGCCAAAAGAAAATTAGCTGTTACCAGAGCAAGGTATGAAGACCAGGTTAGTTTATAGGGAGATTTGGAACACCCTATTTTAAAGCGGGAATCACCGCGTCACAAAACGGACCGCGCAATTAAGGGCACTATAATCGCAGACGTGGGAGCTTGCCAACATATCCAACATATCTGTCGCGCAGCCTACTCATTACCTGTGTGCGGCCCTCAGTGCCGTGTCGCGATGGTTGTGTTGCATAATTGCCAGATATCCGCGTGTAGTAGTGATGCTCTCCGGTACCTCACTGTCGGGGGAGGAAGCCCCGGCGATGACTGGGTTTTTTTGATAGTATACCATACTTCGATGCTTGTTTCCGTTCTGCGTGCTTGTTTCATCGAGTGGAACCGCTTGATATACCCTGTAAACAACGCGATGGAAACCCTTCGCTGCATAACCGAAGTGCTACTTCTGATTCagcatacactgttaaaacaacttcgccacatagcatgctcctagccaaccatcattccgaatgatataatTCTGTGCAGATTTGTAGAAAatggaggaggcgcctatctgagaTACATTATGCCTGTCctagataggcgcctccccctgttttgaacaaatccggacacagaacgatatcattcagaatggtggttggctaggagagtgctatgtggtgaagttctgttttctttgaagtcctcaactcccctttctcccaccttcttttccttttttttggctatagtcgtgacgatgcccacttgagtgcggccaacaacggcaagctacctcgacaccccccccccccccccccccccccctgttttaaCGGTGTAGTTACGTCTGGTACCCTTCTGGTATGCACCCCACCACGAACAAAGACGCAGTGTATTTTGTGTGCTCCCTCGTAACAaaatcagttgaacaataatgCTTGTTCAGTGAGTACCTAATTATTTGACGTTACTTTCAGCGAGGCCTGCCCGTGGAAGTACACAACGGTGACAAGAACGCCGATCATCCTTCGCCTTCGTTATCCATTCTCTCTGAAGACATGACGAGGACGCGCTGCCTTACAATATACAACCACCTACCGCCAACGGATGCTTATTGAAGCATAAATATTTTCTCTATTAGCGATTTTCTGCTATCGCTTCGTTGAATTCGAAGTTTGAATAGAGGAGGAGACATGAAAACATAAGAAAACATGATCGCGAGTTTCATGTTTACACCCATGACGCCCCGAATAAACTGTTGTAAGCTTTTGAGTTCCGTGCTTAACATTTCCGTCCGTTTCCAACTTCTCGGAGCTCTGAGCGTAGCTGTAGTAGACAAGCTTTACAGCGTCCCATAGGACACCTCCATTAGGTTTTGACGGTAACTCATTCTGCGGGTTCGTTCATCTCTAAGCTCTTAAAAAGGTGTGTTGTGACTTCTTTTGGGAGTACACCCTAGCCAcatcactccctttggagtgaGAAGACCCCCTTgatggagagtaattgtacactccaaagggagtgatatgtGTGGCAAGGGTGTAGGGGCTATTTGAAGACTGGGGCAAGTTGAGGCGTGGCAcagtcgttgtctgggctttAGAAAATAACGTGTTGACGTTCCgcacgtggctttttagaaagactTCAGActctgttttgcagatgtggtcgaggtaagagggCCCTTTTGGCCCCGTctaactttcgcgagcattgacttccaGTTTGCTCACTTCTGCTCCTCAGCTAATAAAATGACATCGccgttatgatgctgtgtcactgCGCTGTGTTTTCATGTGGATTACTCGTGGCTGACAGTTTCGGCTGGCCGAAACAAAAGATAATTTAAATccggcattaattttttgatgTCCTCAGCTTACCCATAGGATGGGGTAagtgggtggggtggggtgtaGCCTGCAGTTTTAGCTCGTACGAAATAATTTGTGGACCGATCATTTCTCAACTGTTTGGAGATTCAGTTAACGAATCATGGTATAATTTAGGCTATTCTGAttgctattaacaaaatagttcTACTGTCTTCAACACAGACCACCTTGCCCTAAacacagtatttaaatactgtgaggaagatgtcatctggaattacagaaacaATGATCATAAtaaatcagcaaggaacaatatcatttatttgtttcttcgaGACTGCATCTTCTAGGTGTCTTCTGTTCGGAGAACACCtgtccaca includes these proteins:
- the LOC135378415 gene encoding uncharacterized protein LOC135378415 isoform X1, whose amino-acid sequence is MVGICGGDSVRKMSGDVTLSDVPHYTPVVVPSATTEPDVEENTTKNETEPETTTGEPTTLHISYIAARIAELSAKRKLAVTRARYEDQRGLPVEVHNGDKNADHPSPSLSILSEDMTRTRCLTIYNHLPPTDAY
- the LOC135378415 gene encoding uncharacterized protein LOC135378415 isoform X2, coding for MCGGPPEDVPHYTPVVVPSATTEPDVEENTTKNETEPETTTGEPTTLHISYIAARIAELSAKRKLAVTRARYEDQRGLPVEVHNGDKNADHPSPSLSILSEDMTRTRCLTIYNHLPPTDAY